A DNA window from Pseudomonas resinovorans NBRC 106553 contains the following coding sequences:
- a CDS encoding response regulator transcription factor has protein sequence MSELLLIDDDKELCELLISWLSQEGFSVRACHDGQSARAALAEHAPSAVVLDVMLPDGSGLELLKQLRGDHPELPVLMLSARGEPLDRILGLELGADDYLAKPCDPRELTARLRAVLRRSQPPQPSSQLELGDLCYSPVRGIVTVGNHEISLTLSEGRLLEALLRQPGEPLDKQQLAQLALGRKLTLYDRSLDMHVSNLRKKLGPHGDGRPRILALRSRGYYYSA, from the coding sequence ATGAGTGAACTGCTGCTAATCGATGACGACAAGGAACTCTGCGAGCTGCTGATCAGTTGGCTCAGCCAGGAAGGCTTCAGCGTCCGCGCCTGCCACGACGGCCAGTCGGCACGCGCCGCCCTGGCCGAGCATGCGCCGAGCGCCGTGGTGCTGGACGTGATGCTGCCCGACGGCAGCGGGCTGGAACTGCTCAAGCAACTGCGCGGTGACCACCCGGAGCTGCCGGTGCTGATGCTCTCCGCCCGTGGTGAACCGCTGGACCGCATCCTCGGCCTGGAACTGGGCGCCGATGACTACCTGGCAAAACCCTGCGACCCCCGCGAGCTAACCGCCCGCCTGCGCGCGGTGCTGCGCCGCAGCCAGCCGCCGCAACCCTCCAGCCAGCTGGAACTGGGCGACCTCTGCTACAGCCCGGTGCGCGGCATCGTCACCGTCGGCAACCACGAAATCAGCCTGACCCTTTCCGAAGGCCGCCTGCTCGAAGCCCTGCTGCGCCAGCCCGGCGAACCGCTGGACAAGCAGCAACTGGCGCAACTGGCCCTGGGTCGCAAGCTGACGCTGTACGACCGCAGCCTGGACATGCACGTCAGCAACCTGCGCAAGAAGCTCGGGCCCCACGGCGACGGACGCCCGCGCATCCTCGCGCTGCGGAGCCGCGGCTACTACTACAGCGCGTAA
- a CDS encoding HAMP domain-containing sensor histidine kinase, giving the protein MRSLFWRILGTLWLALILVAGLSILLGRALNQDAWILSHHPSLEGLAERLVHSYEENGPHKTQHYLEKFRHRERIDVQMLNDTGQPVIDGTFPPRAAAFEARQDNPRRLPWRRLTQEFTSPTSGDSYLLIYRIPYPELDAWHRGSLLQPISALGIALVVLTLFSLALALSITRPLDRLRRAVHDLGQTSYQQDSLSRLARRRDELGVLASDFNRMGQRLQGLIGSQRQLLRDVSHELRSPLARLRIALALAERAGPEQREALWPRLGQECDRLEALISEILALARLDAEPGARHPIALRPMLDKLREDARLLAPEQDVRIHCNGETQLNGWPDMLERALDNLLRNALRFNPPGQPVEVEVKERDGSLRIQVRDHGPGVAPEHLSQLGEPFFRAPNQSAAGHGLGLAIARRAVERHGGTLKLDNHPESGFIATLELPLSPEA; this is encoded by the coding sequence TTGCGCTCACTCTTCTGGCGAATCCTGGGCACCCTCTGGCTGGCCCTGATTCTGGTTGCAGGCCTGTCGATCCTGCTCGGTCGCGCCCTCAATCAGGATGCCTGGATCCTCAGCCACCACCCGTCCCTCGAGGGCCTGGCGGAACGCCTGGTGCACAGCTACGAAGAAAACGGCCCGCACAAGACCCAGCACTACCTGGAGAAATTCCGCCACCGCGAACGGATCGACGTGCAGATGCTCAACGACACCGGCCAGCCGGTGATCGACGGCACCTTCCCGCCCCGCGCCGCCGCGTTCGAGGCGCGCCAGGACAACCCCCGCCGCCTGCCCTGGCGGCGCCTGACCCAGGAGTTCACCAGCCCCACCAGCGGTGACTCCTACCTGCTGATCTACCGCATCCCCTACCCCGAGCTGGACGCCTGGCATCGCGGCAGCCTGCTCCAGCCGATCAGCGCACTGGGCATAGCCCTGGTGGTGCTGACCCTTTTCAGCCTGGCCCTGGCCCTGTCCATCACCCGCCCGCTCGACCGCCTGCGCCGGGCCGTGCACGACCTCGGCCAGACCAGCTACCAGCAGGACAGCCTGTCCCGCCTGGCCCGCCGACGCGACGAACTCGGTGTGCTGGCCAGCGACTTCAACCGCATGGGCCAACGCTTGCAGGGCCTGATCGGCAGCCAGCGCCAGTTGCTCCGCGACGTGTCCCACGAATTGCGCTCGCCCCTGGCGCGCCTGCGTATCGCCCTGGCCCTGGCCGAACGCGCCGGGCCCGAACAGCGTGAAGCCCTCTGGCCACGCCTGGGCCAGGAGTGCGACCGGCTGGAAGCCCTGATCAGCGAAATCCTCGCCCTCGCCCGCCTGGATGCCGAGCCGGGCGCGCGCCACCCCATCGCGTTGCGGCCGATGCTCGACAAACTCAGGGAAGACGCCCGGCTATTGGCCCCGGAACAGGACGTACGCATCCACTGCAACGGCGAGACGCAACTCAACGGCTGGCCGGACATGCTCGAACGGGCGCTGGACAACCTGCTGCGCAATGCCCTGCGCTTCAACCCGCCAGGGCAGCCGGTGGAGGTAGAGGTGAAGGAGCGGGATGGCAGCCTGCGGATCCAGGTCCGCGACCATGGGCCGGGCGTCGCTCCCGAGCACCTGTCGCAGCTGGGCGAGCCCTTCTTCCGCGCGCCCAACCAGTCCGCTGCCGGCCATGGCCTGGGCCTGGCCATCGCACGCCGTGCGGTGGAACGCCACGGCGGCACGCTGAAACTGGACAATCATCCCGAGAGCGGCTTCATCGCCACCCTCGAACTGCCCTTGTCGCCTGAGGCCTGA
- a CDS encoding nitroreductase, with product MEALDALLNRVSLARLQEPAPDAAQRELLFRAAMRAPDHGYLRPWRFLTIEGEARQKLGELFVSAVLAKNPDAPEAAVTKARAMPLRAPMLTVVVATLQAGHKVPESEQLLSAGCAAHGILLAAHALGLGAIWRTGDMAYDRTVAAGLGLAENEQVVGFLYLGSVEGERRAAPELAPADFVKVWS from the coding sequence ATGGAGGCTCTCGACGCTCTGCTCAACCGCGTATCCCTGGCTCGTCTGCAGGAGCCGGCGCCGGACGCAGCCCAGCGCGAACTGCTGTTCCGCGCGGCGATGCGCGCACCGGACCACGGCTATCTGCGCCCCTGGCGCTTCCTCACCATCGAGGGCGAGGCGCGCCAGAAACTCGGCGAGCTGTTCGTCAGCGCCGTGCTGGCGAAGAATCCCGACGCGCCCGAGGCGGCCGTCACCAAGGCTCGTGCCATGCCCCTGCGGGCACCGATGCTGACCGTGGTAGTCGCCACCCTGCAGGCTGGCCACAAGGTGCCCGAGTCCGAACAACTGTTGTCGGCCGGCTGCGCCGCCCACGGCATCCTGCTGGCGGCCCATGCCCTGGGCCTGGGCGCCATCTGGCGTACCGGTGACATGGCTTATGACCGCACCGTCGCTGCCGGCCTCGGCCTCGCCGAAAACGAGCAGGTGGTGGGCTTCCTCTACCTCGGCAGCGTCGAGGGTGAGCGCCGCGCCGCGCCGGAGCTGGCTCCGGCGGACTTCGTCAAGGTCTGGAGCTGA
- a CDS encoding Spy/CpxP family protein refolding chaperone, translating to MRKTLTALLLAATLPSLAMAMPEGGPRHERGFGGHMFKELNLTQEQRQEIGKLMRDNMKSRHDITERYLDKLPAAEKKAMQDELKAAKTKNRDAIRAQLKPEQQKTFDEIQKKMEERRAERAEFQAWKAEKDKKAQ from the coding sequence ATGCGCAAGACCCTTACCGCCCTGCTGCTCGCCGCTACCCTGCCGTCCCTGGCCATGGCCATGCCGGAAGGTGGCCCGCGCCACGAGCGCGGTTTCGGCGGCCACATGTTCAAGGAGCTGAACCTCACCCAGGAACAGCGCCAGGAAATCGGCAAACTGATGCGCGACAACATGAAGTCCCGCCACGACATCACCGAGCGCTACCTGGACAAACTGCCGGCCGCCGAGAAGAAGGCCATGCAGGACGAGCTCAAGGCCGCCAAGACCAAGAACCGCGACGCCATCCGCGCGCAGCTCAAGCCCGAGCAGCAGAAGACCTTCGACGAGATCCAGAAGAAGATGGAAGAACGCCGCGCCGAACGCGCCGAGTTCCAGGCCTGGAAAGCCGAGAAGGACAAGAAGGCCCAGTAA
- a CDS encoding TrkH family potassium uptake protein, with amino-acid sequence MSLPTLRILGFIIGLFLITLAVSMVIPMLTLLLFERTDDLFAFLWSSLITAIVGLALVGPGRPTNAQLRPRDMYMLTTASWVIVCGFAALPMVLIQHISYTDSFFETMSGITTTGSTVLTGLDHASPGLLIWRSMLHWLGGIGFIGMAVAILPLLRVGGMRLFQTESSDWGEKVMPRSHMVAKYIVVIYTGLTVLGTLAFWLAGMTPFEAANHAMSLISTGGFSTSDASLANWRQPAVHWVAVVVMILGSLPFTLFVATLRGNRTALLRDHQVHGFVGFLVITWLLVGTWLWAHSDNAWLDAVRIVAVNVTSVVTTTGVALGDYTLWGSFAVLLFFYLTFVGGCSGSTAGGLKIFRFQVAWQLLKANLQQLVHPRAVIKQQYNGHNLDDEIVRSLITFSFFFTTTIAVIALGLCLLGLDWVTALTGAATAVCNVGPGLGPIIGPVGNFSTLPDSAKWLLTIGMLLGRLEILTVLVLFTPKFWKH; translated from the coding sequence ATGTCCCTGCCGACCCTCCGTATCCTCGGTTTCATCATCGGCCTGTTCCTCATCACGCTGGCCGTGAGCATGGTAATCCCCATGCTCACCCTGCTGCTCTTCGAGCGCACCGACGACCTCTTCGCCTTCCTCTGGTCCAGCCTGATCACCGCCATCGTCGGCCTGGCCCTGGTCGGCCCGGGGCGCCCCACCAACGCGCAGCTGCGCCCGCGGGACATGTACATGCTGACCACCGCCAGCTGGGTGATCGTCTGCGGCTTCGCCGCCCTGCCCATGGTGCTGATCCAGCACATCAGCTACACCGACTCCTTCTTCGAGACCATGTCGGGCATCACCACCACCGGCTCCACGGTGCTCACGGGCCTCGACCACGCCTCGCCGGGGCTGCTGATCTGGCGCTCGATGCTGCACTGGCTGGGGGGCATCGGCTTCATCGGCATGGCCGTGGCCATCCTGCCACTGCTGCGGGTGGGCGGCATGCGCCTGTTCCAGACCGAATCCTCGGACTGGGGCGAGAAGGTCATGCCGCGCTCGCACATGGTGGCCAAGTACATAGTCGTCATCTACACCGGGCTGACGGTACTGGGCACCCTGGCCTTCTGGCTGGCGGGCATGACGCCCTTCGAAGCGGCCAACCATGCCATGTCGCTGATCTCCACTGGCGGCTTCTCCACCTCCGACGCGTCCCTGGCCAACTGGCGGCAGCCGGCGGTGCACTGGGTGGCGGTGGTGGTGATGATCCTCGGCAGCCTGCCCTTCACCCTGTTTGTCGCCACCCTGCGCGGCAACCGCACGGCGCTGCTGCGCGACCACCAGGTGCACGGCTTCGTCGGTTTCCTGGTGATCACCTGGCTGCTGGTGGGCACCTGGCTCTGGGCCCACTCGGACAACGCCTGGCTGGACGCCGTGCGCATCGTCGCGGTGAACGTCACCTCGGTGGTCACCACCACCGGCGTGGCGCTCGGCGACTACACCCTGTGGGGCAGCTTCGCGGTGCTGCTGTTCTTCTACCTGACCTTCGTCGGCGGTTGCTCCGGCTCTACCGCGGGCGGCCTGAAGATCTTCCGCTTCCAGGTGGCCTGGCAACTGCTCAAGGCCAACCTGCAGCAACTGGTGCATCCGCGCGCGGTGATCAAGCAGCAGTACAACGGCCACAACCTGGACGACGAGATCGTCCGCTCGCTGATCACCTTCTCCTTCTTCTTCACCACCACCATCGCGGTGATCGCCCTGGGCCTGTGCCTGCTCGGGCTGGACTGGGTCACCGCGCTGACCGGCGCCGCCACCGCCGTGTGCAACGTGGGACCGGGCCTGGGGCCGATCATCGGCCCGGTGGGCAACTTCTCCACCCTGCCGGATTCGGCCAAGTGGCTGCTGACAATCGGCATGCTGCTGGGGCGCCTGGAGATCCTCACCGTGCTGGTGTTGTTCACGCCAAAGTTCTGGAAACACTGA